The Candidatus Zixiibacteriota bacterium genome contains the following window.
CTCTCCAACGCCAGGGTCAGACGCTCGCTGGTGCGCACTATGCCGACAAAGTCCGACATGACTCGGTTCAATTCATGGCGGTCGTGAGCAATCAGAATCTTCTCGCGCGGCATCTTCAGCGAGGATGCCAGCGGGTTGTCCACCGGCACCGCCTCGGGAAAGTCACTCTGCCTCAAATAGTCGCTTGAGCATTGAGCCGCGAGATCCGCCATGACCACCGCTTCCAGCAATGAGTTGGAAGCCAGCCGGTTGGCGCCGTGCATGCCGGTCATGGCGACCTCACCCGCTACATACATGCCGGGCAGCGACGTCTCTCCTTCAAGGCTGCAGACCACCCCGCCGCAAGCATAATGAGCCGCGGGTACCACCGGAATCGGCCGTTTGGTGATGTCGAAACCATAGCGCAGACACTCGCGATAGATGTTGGGAAACCGCTCCATTACAAACGCAGGATCGCGGTGACTGATATCGAGCAAGACGTACTCTTCGCCGGTCTCTTTGAGTTCCCGGTCGATCGCTCGGGCGACCACGTCGCGCGGGGCCAGGTCCTTCAATTCGTGGGCGTCTTCCATAAAATAGCGGCCGTCGACCGAACGCAGTCTCGCCCCCTCGCCCCGCACCGCTTCGGATATCAGAAAGGGCCAGCGCCCGGGAGAGTACAGCGTGGTCGGGTGAAACTGAATGAACTCCAGGTTGGCAACATCTACACCGGCGCGATACGCACAGGCTACTCCGTCGCCTGTGGCGATCTTCGGATTCGAGGTATGAAAGTAGACCATGCCCAAACCGCCGGTAGCCAGCATGGTGACTGGAGCGTAAAACGAGTCGAACGAGCGCTTGTCTTCGCAGTAGACATATGCCCCCGCGCAAATCTTCCGGCCATCCTGATTATATGTGACCAGATCGAGCACCATGTGATCGCGGAAAATCCAGATATTGTTGGGCAGGCCGCGACAGGCAGCCAGAAGCGCCCGCTCGATTTCCTGACCGGTTAAGTCGGCAGCCCGAACTACCCGGCGGTGCGAATGTCCTCCCTCCCGACCCAGATCGAGCTGGCCGTCAACCCTGGTGAACTGGACGCCATAACGAATCAACTCGGCGATCGCCGCCGGACCCGCCTCGACCACTCGCTCGACTACGTCGACATGGCAAAGCCCGCAGCCCACTTTAAGCGTATCGCTGACGTGCGACTGGACAGAGTCTGTCTGAGCCATCACAGCGGCTATCCCGCCCTGCGCGCGATTGGTGCTGCCGGCGTCTTCGTCTTTCTTGGTGACGATAGCCACCCGGGCCCGCGGGTTTCGCTCCACCACTTTGAGGGCATAGAACAACCCGGCAATACCGCTGCCCGCGACCAGAAAATCGAAACGGCGATCCATCAGGCTCCTCGACGCGCCAGGTTTAAGCGACTCTTTACCTCGGCAACAAGTTTTTCCTCGCCGGGGTCCAGGTCAATCGACAGGTCAAGATAGTAGAATTCGCGACCGAAATCAAAATCACCTATTTTGACCCAGTCTTTCAGCGTGGTCAGAATCAGGTCGGGGTTATGCTTGTCGGCAAGTGCTTTTATCCGCTGAAGGAGGGGCGGATCATAGCGCTGGTGGTCGGAAAGCTCCAGGGCGTAATCAAGATCGGATGAGAGCGCGGATACCTGCCGCTCGAGCGCCCGAAAGTTGCCCACCCCGGCAAAGAGAAACACCGACTTGTCCGAAAGATATTTGACCGACAGCCGTTGATCTCGCCCGGCGACATTGGCCGCCTGAAAGCCGGCGTGGTACAGACTGGCTTTCGGAGCGAGCGCCTTGAGTTCGCGTTTGATCGCGTTGATGTCTTTGGCCAGCTTGGCCCGCGTGATGACTATGATATCGGCCCGCTCCAGGGCCGTCTTAGGCTCCCGCAGCATGCCGTATGGGAACGGCTTCAACAATCTCCGCCTGAGGCCGGCATCGTAGGTCACGAGATCGAGGTCACGCGCCAGCTTGAAATGCTGGAAACCGTCGTCGAGAATGATCAAATCGACTTCGCCGCTATCGGCAAGCCTGCGGGCGGCGTTGGGCTTAAGCGGGTCAACCGAAAACCAGGCGTGGGGAAGCTGTTGAGCCAGCAGCATGATTTCATCGCCGGTCCGAGCAACTTCCATTTCCTGCACTTTGTAGCCGGGCGCGACGAAGGGCGTGCGGTCGGGACGGCCATACCCTGACGACACAACGCCGACTCTCAGACCGTCGGCGAGCAGGTCTTTCGCCAGGCGGGCGACCATCGGCGTTTTCCCCGAGCCGCCGACCGTTATATTGCCTACCGACAGCACGGGAACTGACACCTTCACCGGTTCGCCGGACCAGGCCTTGTGAATGGCGAAACCGAGCCGATAGACAAACGATGCCAGCCAGAGCAGGAAGGCAGGCAGATCGAGCGGCCCGTACGGGTCACGCCTGATGATAGTCTTCCACAAACGCTCAAACATCGGCCAGCCGCTTCAATATGTAGTTTCCGGCCAGCGCGGTCGCCGAACGGCCTGAATCCGACTCGACCTTCTCAGCGAAAGTCCTGCGCTTCTCGATAACGTCGCTGATGGTTCGTTTCAATTCCTCGCCGTCCTTCACCATGGCGCCATAGT
Protein-coding sequences here:
- the nadB gene encoding L-aspartate oxidase, which produces MDRRFDFLVAGSGIAGLFYALKVVERNPRARVAIVTKKDEDAGSTNRAQGGIAAVMAQTDSVQSHVSDTLKVGCGLCHVDVVERVVEAGPAAIAELIRYGVQFTRVDGQLDLGREGGHSHRRVVRAADLTGQEIERALLAACRGLPNNIWIFRDHMVLDLVTYNQDGRKICAGAYVYCEDKRSFDSFYAPVTMLATGGLGMVYFHTSNPKIATGDGVACAYRAGVDVANLEFIQFHPTTLYSPGRWPFLISEAVRGEGARLRSVDGRYFMEDAHELKDLAPRDVVARAIDRELKETGEEYVLLDISHRDPAFVMERFPNIYRECLRYGFDITKRPIPVVPAAHYACGGVVCSLEGETSLPGMYVAGEVAMTGMHGANRLASNSLLEAVVMADLAAQCSSDYLRQSDFPEAVPVDNPLASSLKMPREKILIAHDRHELNRVMSDFVGIVRTSERLTLALERVSRIRSAIEEYYFATPATNDVVELRNIATVAELIIRCALCRQESRGLHYLEEKPETDPAFEHDTVIRGLTRQEHHA
- the lpxK gene encoding tetraacyldisaccharide 4'-kinase codes for the protein MFERLWKTIIRRDPYGPLDLPAFLLWLASFVYRLGFAIHKAWSGEPVKVSVPVLSVGNITVGGSGKTPMVARLAKDLLADGLRVGVVSSGYGRPDRTPFVAPGYKVQEMEVARTGDEIMLLAQQLPHAWFSVDPLKPNAARRLADSGEVDLIILDDGFQHFKLARDLDLVTYDAGLRRRLLKPFPYGMLREPKTALERADIIVITRAKLAKDINAIKRELKALAPKASLYHAGFQAANVAGRDQRLSVKYLSDKSVFLFAGVGNFRALERQVSALSSDLDYALELSDHQRYDPPLLQRIKALADKHNPDLILTTLKDWVKIGDFDFGREFYYLDLSIDLDPGEEKLVAEVKSRLNLARRGA